From a single Lacerta agilis isolate rLacAgi1 chromosome 3, rLacAgi1.pri, whole genome shotgun sequence genomic region:
- the MEP1A gene encoding LOW QUALITY PROTEIN: meprin A subunit alpha (The sequence of the model RefSeq protein was modified relative to this genomic sequence to represent the inferred CDS: inserted 2 bases in 1 codon; deleted 1 base in 1 codon; substituted 1 base at 1 genomic stop codon) — MQKGPKVEALSPEKVDRLLQDDDADAGELRKDIPEINSAAGLTLFQGDIVLPRSRTALKDAAYRWQFPIPFILADSLDLNAKGVILKTLEGFQLKSCVDFKPYNGEQSYIIFQKLEGCWSKIGDVKGGQNVSVGAGCDTKGIIAHEISHALGRIHEQTRADRDDYVEIWWDHVRPGWXYNFKKRDDDDITDLNTPYDYESIMHYGPSSFSKNESLKTITTKIPEFNNIIGQRVDFSASDLERLNQMYNCTRTVTLLDQCDFQSADICGLVGKSSGDTNWIHKKSSHQEQDHTLSGPCKDAGYFMYFNTSFGKRGETAILQSRILYPRRGNQCLQFFFKMTGSLWDRLFIQVVKDDGTGKVRRLVKVKTFQGDSDHNWKIAHVSLKNKKKFRYLFHGLKGNPDDSSGGIFIDDVTLSEAQCPSAVWLIRNFSQLLRTAPEGYSMVSPRFYSSEGYGYGITLYPRGQSDSASANYTRISFHLASGENDGVLEWPALNRQVTIKVLDQHTNIKERRSIERSFTTDESQVLPEKNDSSRWGKPSLLGKFDTSCKCSRSRDRGWSKFVSHAQLRRRNYLKNDDLIIFAEFEDLTHLKKTEDIFPEISPVDQNDSLERKKKISXSLEDWQSYLRERCDPNPCQNDGICVKRKGKTSCRCATSYLFFYTGVRCQVTHVHWNTLGLLAAGAIALTIVMVSLLVRQ; from the exons ATGCAGAAGGGGCCCAAAGTGGAGGCGCTGAGCCCCGAGAAA GTCGACCGCTTACTACAGGATGATG ATGCTGATGCTGGTGAACTGAGAAAGGACATCCCTGAAATAAATTCAG CTGCTGGACTCACCCTCTTCCAGGGGGATATTGTACTGCCT AGAAGCCGTACTGCGCTCAAAGATGCCGCTTACCGATGGCAGTTCCCTATTCCATTCATTCTGGCTGACAGCCTTG atctgaaTGCCAAAGGGGTAATTCTTAAAACGCTTGAAGGATTCCAGTTAAAATCCTGTGTGGATTTCAAACCATATAATGGGGAGCAGTCGTATATAATATTTCAGAAGTTAGAAGG ATGTTGGTCTAAAATTGGAGATGTAAAGGGAGGCCAAAACGTTTCTGTTGGTGCAGGATGTGACACCAAAGGCATCATAGCTCATGAGATCTCACATGCTTTGGGACGTATCCATGAGCAGACACGGGCA GACCGAGATGATTATGTCGAGATATGGTGGGATCATGTGCGTCCAGGTTGGT AGTACAACTTCAAGAAAAGGGATGATGACGATATCACAGACTTGAATACTCCTTATGATTACGAGTCCATCATGCACTATGGCCCATCTTCATTTAGTAAAAATGAAAGCTTAAAAACAATTACTACGAAAATACCAGAATTTAATAACATTATTGGCCAACGCGTGGATTTCAGCGCTTCTGACCTGGAAAGACTCAATCAAATGTACAACTGCA CGAGAACTGTCACCCTTTTGGACCAATGTGATTTTCAGTCAGCTGATATATGTGGCCTGGTTGGGAAATCCAGTGGAGATACCAACTGGATTCATAAGAAGAGCAGCCACCAAGAGCAAGACCATACCCTCTCTGGACCGTGCAAAG ATGCCGGCTATTTCATGTACTTTAACACCAGTTTTGGGAAGAGAGGCGAAACAGCGATCTTACAGTCCCGCATTCTGTACCCAAGGAGGGGGAACCAGTGTCTCCAGTTCTTCTTCAAAATGACAGGAAGCCTCTGGGACAGGCTTTTCATCCaggtggtcaaggatgatggcacCGGAAAAGTCCGCAGGCTGGTTAAAGTCAAAACATTTCAAG GAGACAGTGACCATAACTGGAAAATTGCCCATGTGtctctgaaaaataaaaaaaagttcaggTATCTCTTCCATGGCCTAAAAGGCAATCCCGATGACTCATCTGGAGGAATTTTCATTGATGATGTCACCCTGAGTGAAGCGCAGTGCCCCAGTGCTGTCTGGCTTATTCGCAACTTCTCTCAGCTTCTTAGAACTGCCCCCGAAGGCTATTCCATGGTCAGTCCACGGTTTTATAGCTCTGAAGGCTATGGTTATGGCATAACGTTGTATCCCAGAGGCCAGAGTGATTCTGCTTCGGCAAACTACACACGGATTTCTTTTCACCTGGCCAGTGGAGAAAACGATGGTGTCCTCGAGTGGCCAGCTCTGAACAGGCAGGTGACCATCAAGGTGCTAGACCAGCATACCAATATCAAGGAAAGGAGGTCCATCGAAAGGAGTTTCACAACAGATGAATCACAGGTTCTGCCAG AAAAAAATGATTCTTCCCGATGGGGAAAGCCTTCTCTTCTGGGAAAATTTGATACTTCATGCAAATGCAGCCGGAGCAGAGATCGAGGATGGAGCAAATTTGTGTCCCATGCACAGCTAAGAAGAAGGAATTATCTGAAAAATGATGATCTTATTATCTTTGCAGAGTTTGAAG ATTTAACACATCTCAAGAAGACGGAAGACATTTTCCCAGAAATATCACCTGTGGATCAGAATGACTCCCTGGAACGGAAAAAAAAGATCAG CTCTCTGGAAGACTGGCAGTCCTACCTGAGAGAACGGTGTGACCCAAATCCATGCCAAAATGATGGCATTTGTGTAAAAcgaaaaggaaaaacaagctgCAG GTGTGCTACAAGCTACCTCTTCTTCTACACAGGAGTGAGATGCCAGGTGACACATGTCCACTGGAACACCCTCGGTCTGTTAGCTGCTGGAGCTATAGCACTTACCATAGTTATGGTTTCCTTATTAGTTAGGCAATAG